In the genome of Pseudomonas bubulae, one region contains:
- a CDS encoding GGDEF domain-containing protein: MKLRNSFQARISLFLALLLLLVIGAVYFAVKAVTITVASDQAQEQLKTGTRVFERFMDLRWRRIQYGLNWLTNDSDFREATIKGSPSLIEHALQEFEASLHGSELFVLDLDGNIITSTLKGLPAGQAFPYAKALRLARRNTQTMVIGILAGRPYMLVQGVVLGPLPVVRVVSGMPMDDVFAHELSSLSNLEVSFMTVKPGESGILSSTQPDFMSASIIEFVQEHTPGSTIHFSEFHGRRFLGQMLQLANSGDPGNGQVMAVLQSPLDQTMQAFDSLDRKFLWISLGALLASLLGALWLARAVSRPVSLLAEAAQRIGRGNYETPVELTRRDELGFLAKAINAMQSGIAVREQQLAHNALHDPLTGLPNRALAMERLGSAISARRGVVLIYLGIENYRVINESFGPEGGERIMRESARVMLDALRERDTAARITGNEFLLLLESTQVDVGVALADRLYALLKRPLSIDGHEVLLEVCMGIAIYPLNGRSAEELISRAAIACRDAAALPGYLQVYQQDRDLAHQRQIQLIRDLRSAASDGQLQLYYQPKMDIRSGHVRQAEALLRWQHPELGMVSPAEFIPLAERTGSMFLLTGWVIEEGIRQLSAWNRKGLHMQLSLNISAEDLHGENLLMTVERLLKRYQLSAEQLIFEITESTAMRDPEHSLNVLEKLRDGGISLSVDDFGTGYSSLAHLKRLPVQELKIDQSFIRNLDETSEDAVIVRSTIEMSHNLGLKVVAEGVEYQHTLELLERWHCDTAQGYLISRPMEAVAFEAWVWKLRATV, from the coding sequence ATGAAGTTGCGCAACAGTTTTCAGGCGCGTATCAGCCTGTTTCTTGCCTTGCTCCTGCTGTTGGTGATCGGTGCGGTGTACTTCGCCGTTAAAGCCGTGACCATTACCGTGGCCAGCGATCAGGCGCAAGAGCAGCTCAAGACCGGAACCCGGGTGTTCGAGCGCTTTATGGATCTGCGCTGGCGGCGTATCCAGTACGGCCTCAACTGGCTGACCAATGACTCGGATTTCCGTGAGGCGACGATCAAAGGCAGCCCCTCGCTGATAGAGCACGCCCTGCAGGAGTTCGAGGCGAGCCTGCATGGCAGTGAGCTGTTTGTGCTGGATCTGGACGGCAATATCATCACCAGCACCCTCAAGGGCCTGCCAGCGGGGCAGGCATTTCCTTATGCCAAGGCACTGCGGCTGGCCCGTCGCAACACCCAGACCATGGTCATCGGCATCCTGGCAGGGCGCCCGTACATGCTGGTGCAAGGGGTGGTGCTGGGCCCTTTGCCTGTGGTGCGCGTGGTCTCGGGGATGCCGATGGACGACGTGTTTGCCCATGAATTGAGCTCCCTGAGCAACCTTGAAGTGTCGTTTATGACGGTCAAGCCAGGCGAAAGCGGAATACTGAGCAGCACGCAGCCGGACTTCATGAGCGCCAGCATTATTGAATTCGTGCAGGAGCATACGCCGGGCTCGACAATCCATTTCAGCGAATTCCACGGCCGGCGCTTTCTTGGCCAGATGCTGCAACTCGCCAACTCCGGTGACCCGGGCAACGGCCAAGTCATGGCGGTGCTGCAAAGCCCGCTGGATCAGACGATGCAGGCATTCGACTCGCTGGATCGCAAGTTTCTGTGGATATCCCTGGGGGCTTTGCTGGCTTCATTGCTCGGTGCCTTGTGGCTGGCGCGGGCGGTTTCGCGGCCGGTCAGCCTGTTGGCGGAGGCTGCGCAGCGCATTGGCCGGGGCAACTACGAAACGCCGGTGGAGCTTACACGCAGGGACGAACTGGGGTTTCTGGCCAAGGCGATCAATGCCATGCAAAGCGGGATTGCCGTGCGCGAGCAGCAACTGGCACATAACGCCCTGCACGACCCGCTTACCGGTTTGCCCAACCGCGCCCTGGCCATGGAACGCCTGGGCAGTGCCATCAGCGCAAGGCGCGGCGTGGTGCTGATTTACCTGGGGATCGAAAATTATCGTGTGATCAATGAGAGCTTCGGCCCCGAGGGTGGGGAGCGGATCATGCGTGAGTCCGCCCGCGTGATGCTCGACGCTCTGCGTGAACGCGATACGGCAGCACGCATCACCGGCAACGAGTTCTTGTTACTGCTTGAAAGCACCCAGGTCGATGTGGGTGTTGCGCTGGCTGACAGGTTGTACGCATTGCTCAAGCGTCCGCTGAGCATTGATGGGCACGAGGTGTTGCTGGAAGTCTGCATGGGCATTGCGATCTACCCGCTCAATGGGCGGAGCGCTGAAGAACTGATCAGCCGTGCTGCGATTGCATGCCGGGATGCTGCCGCCTTGCCGGGTTATTTGCAGGTGTATCAGCAGGACCGTGACCTCGCCCACCAACGGCAAATCCAGCTGATCCGGGACTTGCGCAGTGCCGCCAGCGATGGCCAGTTGCAGCTGTATTATCAGCCCAAAATGGATATCCGCAGTGGCCATGTGCGCCAGGCTGAAGCGCTGTTGCGCTGGCAACACCCGGAACTGGGCATGGTCTCGCCGGCGGAATTTATTCCACTGGCTGAGCGCACGGGCAGCATGTTCCTGCTGACGGGCTGGGTCATCGAGGAAGGCATCCGTCAGTTGTCCGCGTGGAACCGCAAGGGCCTGCATATGCAGCTGTCGCTGAATATCTCGGCGGAGGATTTGCACGGTGAAAATCTGTTGATGACCGTCGAGCGCCTGCTCAAGCGTTATCAGTTGTCGGCTGAGCAACTGATATTCGAAATCACCGAAAGCACGGCCATGCGCGACCCCGAACACTCGCTCAACGTGCTGGAAAAGTTGCGTGATGGCGGCATCAGCTTGTCGGTGGATGACTTTGGCACCGGTTACTCGTCGCTGGCGCATCTCAAGCGCTTGCCGGTGCAAGAGCTGAAAATCGATCAATCGTTTATCCGCAACCTGGACGAAACCAGCGAGGACGCGGTGATCGTGCGTTCGACCATCGAAATGAGCCACAACCTGGGGCTCAAGGTGGTGGCTGAAGGCGTGGAGTATCAGCATACCCTTGAACTGCTCGAGCGCTGGCACTGTGATACGGCCCAGGGCTATCTGATCAGTCGGCCAATGGAGGCCGTGGCGTTCGAGGCCTGGGTGTGGAAATTGCGGGCAACGGTGTAA
- a CDS encoding glucose/quinate/shikimate family membrane-bound PQQ-dependent dehydrogenase, with the protein MSTEGAFSRSRLLPSLLGILLLLMGLAMLAGGIKLVTLGGSWYYLLAGIGFGLSGALLIAGRRAALTLYALVLFASTVWALMEVGLDWWQLVPRLAMWFAIGIVLLLPWFRRPVLRGQSAPVATGALSVAVVLAGLAALASQFTSPGEIKGQLDRDAVPGMTNAAPAMPDGDWQSYGRTAFGDRYSPLKEITPQNAHKLVPAWTFRTGDIPGEGDPGETTAENTPLKVNGMLYVCTPHSQVIALDPDTGKEIWRYDPKISTQNAENFKGWAHMTCRGVTYHDENAYAKVSTEQSAAEPAAATSSNSCPRRLFLPTADTRLIALNADTGKVCEDFGTNGAVDLRHNIGTFAPGGYYSTSPPAVTKDLVVIGGHVTDNISNDEPSGVIRAYDVRTGKLVWNWDSGNPEKTTPIAEGETYTRNSPNMWSMFAVDEDLGMLYLPMGNQTPDQYGGDRTEDSERYAAGITALDINTGKVRWYRPLTHHDLWDMDVGGQPTLMDLKTADGVKPALLASTKQGSIYVMDRRTGEAIVPITEVPAPGGAVEGDHTAPTQPRSDLNMIPPVLTERDMWGVTPFDQMLCRINFKSLRYDGMYTPPSLQGSIVYPGNFGVFDWGGISVDPVRQIAFLNPSYMAFTSKLVPQADVAAMGPRKGETSGVQPNKGAPYGVILEPLLSPLGLPCQAPAWGYVAAVDLTNNEVIWKHKNGTVRDSSPVPIPLSMGVPSLGGTFTTAGGVAFLSGTLDQYLRAYDVSNGKVLWEGRLPAGGQTTPMTYTGKDGTQYVLVMAGGHGGLGTKKGDYVMAFKLAE; encoded by the coding sequence ATGAGCACTGAAGGTGCTTTCAGTCGAAGCCGCCTGCTACCGAGCCTTCTCGGTATCTTGCTGCTGCTAATGGGCCTGGCCATGTTGGCCGGGGGTATCAAACTGGTCACGCTGGGCGGGTCGTGGTACTACCTGCTGGCCGGGATCGGTTTTGGCTTGTCGGGCGCACTGCTGATTGCCGGGCGCCGCGCAGCACTGACCCTGTACGCACTGGTACTGTTCGCCAGCACCGTATGGGCACTGATGGAAGTCGGTCTGGACTGGTGGCAACTGGTGCCACGCCTGGCCATGTGGTTCGCCATCGGTATCGTCCTGCTGCTGCCATGGTTCCGTCGCCCTGTCCTGCGCGGTCAGTCGGCACCGGTTGCCACCGGCGCACTGAGCGTTGCCGTAGTGCTGGCCGGTCTGGCTGCACTGGCCAGCCAGTTCACCAGCCCGGGTGAAATCAAAGGCCAACTGGACCGTGATGCCGTACCTGGCATGACCAACGCTGCACCGGCCATGCCCGATGGTGACTGGCAGTCCTACGGTCGTACCGCCTTTGGTGACCGTTACTCGCCGCTGAAAGAAATCACCCCGCAAAATGCCCACAAGCTGGTACCAGCCTGGACATTCCGCACCGGTGACATCCCTGGTGAAGGCGATCCCGGCGAAACAACCGCCGAGAACACCCCACTGAAAGTCAACGGCATGCTGTATGTGTGTACCCCGCACAGCCAGGTCATAGCCCTTGACCCGGATACCGGTAAGGAAATCTGGCGTTACGATCCGAAGATCAGCACTCAGAACGCTGAAAACTTCAAAGGCTGGGCACACATGACCTGCCGCGGCGTGACTTATCACGACGAAAACGCCTACGCCAAAGTCAGCACTGAACAAAGCGCTGCCGAGCCTGCTGCTGCTACATCCAGCAACTCGTGCCCGCGCCGCCTGTTCCTGCCGACTGCCGACACCCGTCTGATCGCCCTGAACGCCGACACCGGTAAAGTGTGCGAAGACTTCGGCACCAATGGCGCGGTAGACCTGCGTCACAACATCGGTACCTTTGCTCCGGGTGGTTACTACTCCACCTCGCCACCTGCCGTGACCAAAGATCTGGTCGTGATTGGCGGCCACGTGACCGACAACATTTCCAACGACGAGCCATCGGGCGTGATCCGTGCGTACGACGTACGTACCGGCAAGCTGGTATGGAACTGGGACAGCGGCAACCCGGAGAAAACCACTCCGATTGCTGAGGGCGAAACCTACACCCGTAACTCGCCAAACATGTGGTCGATGTTCGCTGTCGACGAAGACCTCGGCATGCTGTACCTGCCGATGGGCAACCAGACGCCTGACCAATATGGTGGCGACCGTACCGAAGATTCCGAGCGTTATGCCGCTGGCATCACCGCCCTGGACATCAACACCGGTAAAGTCCGCTGGTACCGTCCGCTTACTCACCATGACCTGTGGGACATGGACGTAGGTGGTCAACCAACCCTGATGGACCTGAAAACCGCCGATGGCGTGAAACCGGCCCTGCTGGCTTCCACCAAACAAGGCAGCATCTACGTGATGGACCGTCGCACTGGCGAAGCCATTGTGCCGATCACCGAGGTTCCGGCCCCGGGCGGCGCTGTTGAAGGTGACCACACTGCACCGACACAGCCACGTTCTGACCTGAACATGATTCCTCCGGTCTTGACCGAACGCGACATGTGGGGCGTAACCCCATTCGACCAGATGCTGTGCCGGATCAACTTCAAGTCCCTGCGCTATGACGGCATGTACACCCCGCCATCGCTGCAAGGCTCGATCGTGTATCCAGGCAACTTCGGCGTGTTTGACTGGGGTGGCATTTCGGTTGACCCGGTTCGCCAGATTGCCTTCCTGAACCCGAGCTACATGGCGTTCACCTCCAAGCTGGTTCCGCAGGCCGACGTGGCTGCAATGGGCCCGCGCAAAGGCGAAACCTCCGGCGTTCAACCGAACAAAGGCGCACCTTACGGCGTGATCCTGGAGCCACTGTTGTCGCCACTGGGCCTGCCTTGCCAGGCACCGGCGTGGGGTTATGTTGCTGCAGTCGACCTGACCAACAACGAAGTGATCTGGAAACACAAAAACGGCACCGTGCGTGACAGCTCACCGGTACCGATCCCGTTGTCCATGGGTGTTCCAAGCCTGGGCGGGACCTTCACCACCGCAGGTGGTGTGGCCTTCCTGAGCGGTACCCTTGACCAGTACCTGCGTGCTTACGACGTAAGCAACGGTAAAGTACTGTGGGAAGGTCGCCTGCCTGCTGGCGGCCAGACCACCCCGATGACCTACACCGGCAAGGACGGCACTCAATATGTGCTGGTCATGGCGGGCGGTCACGGCGGCCTGGGCACCAAAAAAGGTGACTATGTAATGGCGTTCAAACTGGCTGAGTAA
- a CDS encoding carbohydrate porin, giving the protein MRKHSALLPVAGQKALALIGGITALGLATCVQAAPAFDADSKWMLGDWGGTRSELEKQGYSFSLDYVGEVGSNLHGGYDHDRTARYSDQFGLGTHLDLQKILGWDDAEFQLTITHRSGNNISNDRINDPRVGGFTSAQEVWGRGQTTRLTQMWYQQKFFDQKLDIKVGRFGQGEDFNSFPCDFQNLAFCGSQVGNWAGSIWYNWPVSQWALRVKYHLTPELYAQVGAYEQNPSNLDRGNGFKLSGSGTQGAVLPIELVWTPKINGLPGEYRAGYYYSNAKATDAYKDANGQPAALTGEAYRSSSSKQGMWLGVQQQLTTRASDQSRGLSVFANATMHDKKTNAVDNYVQAGVVYKGVFDARPKDDIGFAMARVHVNPAYRKNAQATNQARAIYDFDNPDYLPPQDTEYSAELYYGIHVTNWLTVRPNLQYIRHPGGVSQLDDALIGGLKIQSAF; this is encoded by the coding sequence ATGCGCAAACACAGCGCGCTGCTTCCTGTTGCCGGGCAAAAAGCTCTGGCTTTGATCGGCGGCATTACCGCTCTGGGCCTGGCTACTTGCGTGCAGGCGGCCCCCGCCTTTGACGCTGACTCCAAGTGGATGCTCGGCGATTGGGGTGGTACCCGTAGCGAACTGGAAAAGCAGGGTTACTCCTTTTCCCTCGACTATGTAGGCGAAGTCGGCTCCAACCTGCACGGCGGCTATGACCATGACCGCACGGCGCGCTACAGCGACCAGTTCGGCCTGGGCACGCACCTGGACCTGCAAAAGATCCTGGGCTGGGACGACGCTGAATTTCAGCTGACCATCACCCATCGCAGCGGCAACAACATCAGCAATGACCGCATCAACGATCCACGGGTGGGCGGTTTCACTTCGGCCCAGGAAGTCTGGGGCCGTGGTCAGACCACGCGCCTGACGCAAATGTGGTACCAGCAGAAATTCTTTGACCAGAAGCTCGACATCAAAGTCGGCCGCTTTGGTCAGGGCGAAGATTTCAACTCGTTCCCTTGCGATTTCCAGAACCTGGCGTTCTGCGGTTCACAGGTGGGCAACTGGGCCGGCAGCATCTGGTACAACTGGCCCGTCAGCCAGTGGGCCCTGCGGGTCAAGTATCACCTGACCCCCGAGTTGTACGCACAGGTCGGTGCCTATGAGCAAAACCCGTCCAACCTGGATCGCGGCAACGGCTTCAAGCTCAGCGGCAGCGGCACCCAGGGCGCAGTACTGCCGATCGAACTGGTGTGGACGCCAAAAATTAATGGCCTGCCAGGGGAATACCGCGCGGGTTACTACTACAGTAATGCCAAGGCAACAGATGCTTACAAAGATGCCAACGGCCAGCCAGCAGCCTTGACCGGTGAAGCGTATCGCAGCAGTTCAAGCAAACAAGGGATGTGGCTGGGCGTGCAACAACAGCTCACTACCCGCGCCAGCGACCAGTCGAGGGGCTTGAGTGTGTTTGCCAATGCCACCATGCACGACAAGAAAACCAATGCCGTGGACAACTACGTCCAGGCTGGCGTCGTCTACAAAGGCGTGTTCGATGCCCGTCCCAAGGACGATATCGGCTTTGCCATGGCGCGCGTTCACGTCAACCCGGCTTATCGCAAGAACGCCCAGGCCACTAACCAGGCCCGCGCCATCTACGATTTCGACAACCCGGACTACCTGCCTCCCCAGGACACTGAATACAGCGCCGAGCTGTACTACGGCATCCACGTCACCAACTGGCTGACCGTTCGACCGAACCTGCAGTACATCCGCCACCCGGGCGGCGTCAGCCAGCTGGATGACGCACTGATTGGCGGTCTGAAAATTCAAAGTGCGTTCTGA
- a CDS encoding TonB-dependent receptor, whose translation MSSPALPRHLRRLRLTPLATALLLASPAYALDLPQQVITGNPLGNTQLASPTTVLEGDDLTLNQQGSLGETLNKQPGVSSSYFGPGASRPIIRGLDGDRIRILRNGVGALDASSLSYDHAVPLDPVNVERIEIVRGPAALLYGGNAIGGVVNTFDNRIPTTAIDGIHGAGELRYGGADTTRSSAGKLEAGDGTFALHLDANAREFNDLKIPGYARSRHAPESEDGDEKKGRLGNSNGRQDGGAVGGSYTWEDGYAGLSYSTYDANYGSPAEQDVRIRMKQDHYAFASEIRNLQGPFSSLKIDAGYTDYEHREIEGGEVGTTFKNKGYEARVEARHVPIGPVEGVIGAQVNRNEFSALGEEAFVPQTDTNSGALFVLEELQATERLKLSLGGRLERTVVDPDAKGNERFAAADRSRSFTAGSLSSGAVFTLTPIWSLAATLGYTERAPTFYELYANGAHVATGTYEVGNANLSKEKAVSSDLALRFDNGTHNGSIGVFYSHFSNYIGLLGTGRTLNDEGEPDADGIPEYTYSGVRARFTGFEAKDHWKLGESAYGKFALELSGDYTRATNLDTGEALPRIAPLRLSSGLLWEMDRWQARVDVEHASNQGRVPANESGTDGYTTLGASAGYHFDVGSSQWLAFVKGDNLTNQTVRYASSILRDIAPAPGRGIEVGLRTTF comes from the coding sequence ATGTCCTCCCCTGCACTCCCGCGTCACTTGCGTCGCCTTCGTCTAACGCCGCTCGCCACCGCACTGCTGCTCGCCTCCCCGGCCTACGCCCTCGATCTGCCCCAGCAAGTCATTACCGGGAACCCCTTGGGCAACACCCAGCTGGCCTCACCCACAACGGTACTGGAAGGCGACGACCTGACCCTTAATCAGCAAGGCAGCCTGGGCGAAACCCTCAACAAACAACCCGGCGTGTCTTCGTCCTACTTCGGCCCGGGCGCTAGCCGACCGATCATTCGCGGCCTGGATGGCGACCGTATTCGCATCTTGCGCAACGGCGTCGGCGCTCTGGATGCCTCATCGCTGTCTTATGACCACGCGGTACCGCTGGACCCGGTCAACGTTGAACGAATCGAAATTGTTCGCGGCCCTGCCGCCCTGTTGTACGGCGGCAACGCCATCGGCGGCGTGGTCAACACCTTCGACAACCGTATCCCCACCACCGCCATCGACGGCATTCACGGGGCAGGCGAACTGCGCTACGGCGGTGCCGACACCACCCGCAGCAGCGCGGGCAAGCTGGAAGCCGGTGATGGCACCTTCGCCCTGCATCTGGATGCCAACGCCCGCGAGTTCAACGACCTGAAAATCCCCGGCTATGCCCGCAGCCGTCATGCCCCCGAAAGCGAAGACGGTGACGAGAAAAAAGGCCGTCTGGGTAACAGCAATGGCCGGCAGGACGGCGGTGCCGTGGGCGGTTCCTACACCTGGGAAGATGGTTACGCAGGCTTGTCGTACAGCACTTACGACGCCAACTACGGCTCACCGGCCGAGCAGGACGTACGCATCCGCATGAAGCAGGATCACTACGCCTTTGCCTCCGAAATCCGCAACCTGCAAGGCCCGTTCAGCTCGCTGAAAATAGATGCCGGCTACACCGATTACGAGCACCGCGAAATCGAGGGCGGCGAAGTCGGCACCACGTTCAAGAACAAGGGCTACGAAGCCCGCGTTGAAGCCCGCCATGTACCGATCGGCCCGGTTGAGGGTGTCATTGGCGCACAGGTCAATCGCAACGAATTTTCGGCCCTTGGTGAAGAAGCTTTCGTACCGCAAACCGACACCAACAGCGGCGCCCTGTTTGTGCTTGAAGAACTGCAGGCCACCGAGCGCCTCAAACTGAGCCTCGGCGGGCGCCTTGAGCGCACCGTGGTCGACCCGGACGCCAAGGGCAATGAGCGCTTTGCTGCGGCGGACCGTTCAAGGAGCTTCACGGCGGGCAGCCTGTCTTCAGGCGCCGTGTTCACCCTCACCCCGATCTGGTCGCTGGCGGCCACCCTGGGCTACACCGAACGCGCACCAACGTTCTACGAGCTGTACGCCAATGGCGCCCACGTCGCTACCGGCACCTATGAAGTAGGTAACGCCAATCTGTCGAAGGAAAAAGCCGTATCCAGCGACCTGGCTCTGCGCTTCGACAATGGCACCCACAATGGCAGCATCGGGGTGTTCTACAGCCACTTCTCCAATTACATCGGTCTGCTGGGTACAGGTCGTACACTGAACGACGAAGGCGAGCCAGACGCCGACGGCATTCCGGAATACACCTATTCCGGGGTTAGGGCGCGTTTCACCGGCTTTGAGGCCAAGGATCACTGGAAGCTCGGAGAAAGTGCCTATGGCAAGTTTGCACTGGAACTGTCGGGCGACTACACCCGCGCCACCAACCTCGACACCGGCGAAGCCTTGCCGCGGATTGCCCCGCTGCGCCTGAGCAGCGGCTTGCTGTGGGAAATGGACCGCTGGCAAGCGCGGGTTGACGTCGAACATGCCAGCAATCAGGGCCGTGTGCCGGCCAACGAATCGGGCACTGATGGCTACACCACTCTGGGCGCCAGTGCCGGTTATCACTTCGATGTGGGCAGCAGCCAGTGGCTGGCGTTTGTCAAAGGCGACAACCTGACCAACCAGACCGTGCGTTATGCCAGTTCTATTTTACGTGACATCGCCCCCGCACCGGGGCGCGGTATCGAGGTAGGCCTGCGCACCACGTTCTAA
- a CDS encoding VF530 family DNA-binding protein, which translates to MTEPNNNPLHGVTLEQILTALVAHYQWQGLAERIDIRCFKSDPSIKSSLTFLRKTPWAREKVEKLYVKYARTKREL; encoded by the coding sequence ATGACTGAACCCAACAACAACCCATTGCACGGCGTGACGCTGGAACAGATCCTCACTGCGCTGGTGGCGCATTACCAGTGGCAGGGGCTGGCCGAGCGCATTGATATTCGCTGCTTCAAGAGCGACCCGAGTATCAAGTCGAGTTTGACGTTCCTGCGCAAAACCCCTTGGGCGCGGGAAAAGGTCGAAAAGCTCTATGTGAAATACGCCCGTACCAAGCGCGAGCTTTGA
- a CDS encoding Pr6Pr family membrane protein: MSALSRHRLCLLLAILGWSGLAIQLELVLLARWESGASVVGGLVSYFSFFTILSNTLAASVLTYAADSRPSKGRSFFLQPWVSSGIAVSIIVVGVAYSLLLRQLWQPQGVQWLANEILHDVMPVLFTLYWWFCVPKGLLRVSHIGLWMLYPLLYFAYILLRGHLLGVYPYPFVDVEKLGYWQTFINAGGILAGFVAVALGVVAVDRLRGRKYL; the protein is encoded by the coding sequence ATGAGTGCGTTGTCCAGGCACAGGCTCTGCCTGCTGCTGGCGATCCTGGGCTGGAGCGGCCTGGCGATTCAGCTTGAACTGGTGCTGCTGGCCCGCTGGGAGAGCGGTGCGAGTGTGGTGGGTGGGCTGGTGAGTTACTTCAGCTTTTTCACCATTTTGAGCAACACCCTGGCCGCCAGTGTTCTGACCTATGCGGCAGACAGTCGCCCCTCAAAGGGCAGGTCTTTTTTCTTGCAGCCCTGGGTCAGCAGCGGCATTGCCGTCAGCATTATCGTGGTGGGAGTGGCGTATAGCCTGTTGCTGCGTCAGCTCTGGCAGCCCCAGGGGGTGCAATGGCTGGCCAATGAAATACTCCATGACGTGATGCCGGTGCTGTTTACGCTGTACTGGTGGTTTTGTGTGCCCAAGGGATTGTTGCGCGTGAGCCATATCGGACTCTGGATGCTGTATCCGCTGCTGTATTTCGCCTACATCCTGTTGCGTGGGCACCTGCTGGGTGTGTACCCGTATCCGTTTGTCGATGTCGAAAAACTGGGCTATTGGCAGACGTTTATCAATGCTGGCGGAATTCTGGCGGGGTTTGTGGCGGTGGCATTGGGGGTGGTGGCGGTGGATCGTCTCAGGGGGCGCAAGTACTTGTAG
- a CDS encoding siderophore-interacting protein, with the protein MNAATPQTIHRVMHEIKRRKLEVLRVVDLTPRMRRITVGGPQLAGFVSLGSDDHVKLFFPQTAEEQAALETLELSAGQKGGMPPMRDYTPRRFDLNTFELDIDFVLHGDGPAATWAAQATPGQYLHIGGPRGSMVVPDIFDSYLLIGDETALPAIARRLEELLANRRALVVIEVENALEEQPLHSAAAVDVIWVHRDVPGEDLLKTVEVLSIPEGALYTWVATESALSRKVRRVLLDTHGLSEEFVKAVGYWRLDGSTEE; encoded by the coding sequence ATGAATGCTGCCACACCCCAGACCATTCACCGGGTCATGCATGAAATCAAACGTCGTAAACTCGAAGTGCTGCGCGTGGTCGACCTGACCCCGCGCATGCGCCGAATTACCGTGGGAGGCCCACAGCTGGCGGGGTTTGTCAGCCTGGGCAGCGATGACCATGTAAAGCTGTTTTTTCCGCAGACCGCCGAAGAACAGGCAGCGCTGGAAACCCTGGAACTGAGCGCCGGGCAAAAAGGTGGAATGCCGCCGATGCGCGACTACACCCCACGCCGTTTTGACTTGAACACCTTTGAGCTGGACATCGATTTTGTCCTGCACGGTGACGGCCCGGCAGCCACTTGGGCCGCCCAGGCCACGCCCGGGCAGTATCTGCATATCGGCGGGCCGCGCGGTTCGATGGTAGTACCGGACATCTTTGACAGCTACCTGCTGATCGGTGACGAAACCGCGCTGCCGGCCATTGCCCGGCGCCTTGAAGAGCTGCTTGCCAACCGCCGTGCCCTGGTGGTGATCGAGGTCGAAAACGCGCTTGAAGAACAACCCCTGCACAGCGCCGCAGCGGTTGACGTGATCTGGGTACACCGTGATGTGCCGGGCGAGGACCTGCTTAAAACCGTCGAAGTATTGAGCATCCCCGAAGGTGCGCTGTACACCTGGGTGGCCACCGAAAGCGCGCTGTCGCGCAAAGTGCGCCGAGTGCTGCTGGACACCCATGGCCTGAGCGAAGAATTCGTCAAGGCTGTGGGCTACTGGCGCCTGGATGGCAGTACCGAAGAGTAA
- a CDS encoding PadR family transcriptional regulator, translated as MRDHHPHHREHGAGQDGFEKRPGRERGGRGPRVFAPGDLKLLLLALIAEQPCHGYDLIRQIEGLFDGAYSPSPGVIYPTLTFLEESELIQGDAEGGKKRYTVTDAGRQYLTDQAVALDGVRMRIDVSKRSLRGHDRPAEIHEAVHNLRHALQMHHGRWSPAEILRVRDLLNNTAKAIVDGPVSAQPAQENAE; from the coding sequence ATGAGAGACCATCATCCCCATCACCGCGAACATGGCGCGGGTCAAGACGGCTTCGAGAAACGCCCCGGTCGCGAACGCGGTGGCCGCGGCCCCCGGGTTTTTGCCCCGGGCGATCTGAAATTATTGCTGTTGGCGCTGATCGCCGAGCAGCCCTGCCACGGCTACGACCTGATCCGCCAGATCGAAGGTTTATTCGACGGTGCCTACAGCCCCAGCCCTGGCGTGATCTACCCCACGCTGACCTTCCTTGAAGAGAGCGAGCTGATTCAGGGCGACGCCGAAGGCGGAAAAAAACGCTATACCGTGACCGATGCCGGTCGCCAGTACCTGACCGATCAGGCGGTAGCACTCGATGGCGTGCGGATGCGCATCGACGTCAGCAAGCGCTCACTGCGCGGCCATGATCGCCCGGCCGAGATTCACGAGGCGGTGCACAACCTGCGCCATGCCCTGCAAATGCACCACGGTCGCTGGAGCCCGGCAGAAATCCTGCGTGTACGCGACTTGCTCAACAACACCGCCAAAGCCATCGTCGATGGCCCTGTATCTGCCCAGCCTGCGCAGGAGAACGCTGAATGA